The genome window GCTACGTGCTGGAAGCCGCGGCCGAGCGCGGCAAGGCGGTCTGGGTTCTCGACCGGCCCAATCCGATCGGGCGGGCAGTCGAGGGATTGCGGCTTCGATCGGGGTGGGAGAGCTTCGTGGGTGCGGGGGCGCTGCCGATGCGCCACGGGCTGACGCTGGGCGAGCTCGTGCGATGGTTCGTGGCCACGCTCCGTCTCGACGTCGAATGCGAGGTCGTCGCCATGGAGGGGTGGGAGCCACAACGGGCGCCCGGCTACGGCTGGCCGCTCGGCGAGCGCGCGTGGGTGAACCCGAGCCCGAACGCCCCCAATCTCTGGATGGCGCGCTGCTACCCCGGAACCGTCATGCTGGAAGGGACGACGCTCTCCGAGGGCCGCGGCACGACGCGACCGCTCGAGCTCTTCGGCGCGCCGGACCTGGATCCGCGCGCGTTGCTCGCCAGGATGGCATCGCTGGCTCCGGGCTGGATGCGCGGCTGCAAGCTGCGCGCGTGCTGGTTCGAGCCCACGTTCCACAAGCACGCCGGGCGGTTGTGCTCGGGGATTCAGATTCACGTCGAGGCCGACGCCTACGACCCCGGAGCGTTTCATCCGTGGCGCCTGATGGCGCTGGCGCTGAAGGCGCTGCGGGAGCTGCGCCCCGACTACGATCTCTGGCGCGATTTTGCGTACGAGTACGAACGCGACCGGCTCGCCATCGATCTCATCAACGGAACCGACCTGCTGCGCCGGTGGGTGGACGACCCCGCCGCCCGGCCCGAGGACCTTGAGGCGCTCGCCGCCCCCGAAGAAAAGGCGTGGCGCGAGGAACGCGAAGCGGTGATGCTCTACCGGTAAGCGGACGTCCAAGCCGTTCGACCGCTACGCTTCCTTCGAGCCGTTGCGACGCGGAGCGCGGCGCAAACGTCGGACATCGGACGCAGCACGCCGGACCTGCGCCGCCGGGCGGCACCGTGGAGCGGCAGAACGAAAACCGCGAATCGGAAACGGGGAATGTCTCCGGGGCCCGGTCAGGGCCGGGGCCGGTAGGCGAAGTCGGGGAACAGAGCGAAGAGCAGCAAAATCACGAACGCCAGCGGCACGAGCACGATCGCGTAAGTGATCGCCTTCTCGTACTTGAGGTGCATGTAGTCGCGGGCGACCAAGAGCGCCTTGACGAATGCAAGCATGAAGATCAGGGACAGGGCGGCGACCTTGGGCAGCACCCAGGCGGCCGCGACCGAGACCGTGGCGAGCGCGAGCAGCCAGATCCAAATCGTGAGGTAGTGCCGGGTTTGTACGTCGCTCATTTTTCCTCTCCTAGGACAGGTAGATCAACGGGAACAGGAAGATCCAGACGATGTCCACGAAATGCCAGTAAAGCCCGGCGACCTCGACTCGATGCGGGTGGCGAGCGAGCCTCCCGCGCACGGCGTCGATCCACAGCGTCAGGTTGGCGACGATGCCCACCAGCACGTGCAGCGCGTGGAGCCCGGTCATGGCGTAATAGAACGACCAGAAGATGCCCGCGGCAGGCGTGAAGCCGTGGGCGATCTCGCCGCTGTACTCCAGAGCCTTGATGCCGAGAAAGCCCGCCCCGAGGAGGACGGTCGCTCCGAGGAAGAGCGACGCGCGCCCGAAGCTTCGGTCACGCGCGGCGGCGTGCGCCATGACGATCGTCATGCTGCTCGTGAGGAGCAAGAAAGTGTTGATGAGCGCGTAGCTGAAGTTCAGGTGACTCGCCGCCTCGGCCCACCCGGAGCTGCCCAGGCGGAGGACCACGTAGGAGGCGATCAGCCCGCCGAAGACGGGAATCTCGGAAGCCAGGAACCACCAGAGCCCGGTCTTCCCCGGGGGAGTGGCGGCTTCGACGAAAGGCGTCATGACATCGGTTTTGACCACGTGCGACCTCCTAGCGAGCAGCGGCCCCAGCGTCGGCCAGCGGGCGGTCCTGCGGCAGCCAGTCGTCGCTCGCCCCCGGGACGCTGTACTCGTAGGGTCCGCGGTAGACGCTCGGGATCTTCTCGAAGTTTTCGTGAGGCGGCGGAGAGGCGGTTGCCCACTCGAGCGTGTTGGCTTTCCACGGGTTGCTCGCCGCCGCCTTGCCGCGCACGAGGCTCACGACGAAGTTCACGACGAAGATGACCTGGGACAGGATGAGCACGGTCGCGGCGATCGTGATGAAGAGGTTCAGAGGCTCCAGGGGCTTGAGGAAGTCGTACTGCAACGGGTTGGCGATGCGGCGCATCATCCCTCCCAGCCCGAGCAGGTGCATGGGCCCGAAAACCAGGATGAAGCAGGCGAAGGTGAGCCAGAAGTGGATCTTGCCCAGCGTTTCGTTCATCATCCGGCCGAACATCTTCGGGAACCAGAAGTAGAGCCCCGCGAGACCGCCGAAGAAAACCGCGCTGATCAGCGTCGAGTGAAAATGGGCCACGACGAAATATGTGTCATGGATGTAGATATCGAACGGCGCCGAGCCGTTGAAGATGCCCGTGAGGCCCCCGAAGATGAAGACCCCCAGGGAGCCCACCGCGAACAGCATCGGCGTGGTGAACTGGATCGAGCCGCCCCACAGGGTCGCGATCATCGAGAAGACCACGAAAGAGAAGGGGACCGAGATGAGGATGGTGGTGACGCTGAACGGCATCGCCAGCCGAGGATCGAGGCCGCTGATGTACTGGTGGTGCGCCCAGACTACGAAGCTCAAAAAACCTGCGACCAGGCTCGCGTAGATGATGGGGCGGTAACCGAAGACCGGCTTGCGGCTGAAGACGCTCATCACGTCGAGGATGATGCCGAAGGCGGGCAGCAGGATGACGTAGACCTCCGGATGGCCGAAAAACCAGAACAGGTGCTGCCAGAGCAGCGGCTCCCCTCCTCCCTCCGGCAGATAGAACGTCGTGCCGGCAATGCGATCGAGC of Candidatus Zixiibacteriota bacterium contains these proteins:
- a CDS encoding DUF1343 domain-containing protein, producing the protein MRFGIDRLLDDPALQRRLAGRRVAMLAHPASVTRDLAHSLDALAALPGIRVCAAFGPQHGLRGDKQDNMIESEDFIDPVHGIPVFSLYGKSRRPTPEMTDCFDVLLVDLQDLGCRVYTFVTTLRYVLEAAAERGKAVWVLDRPNPIGRAVEGLRLRSGWESFVGAGALPMRHGLTLGELVRWFVATLRLDVECEVVAMEGWEPQRAPGYGWPLGERAWVNPSPNAPNLWMARCYPGTVMLEGTTLSEGRGTTRPLELFGAPDLDPRALLARMASLAPGWMRGCKLRACWFEPTFHKHAGRLCSGIQIHVEADAYDPGAFHPWRLMALALKALRELRPDYDLWRDFAYEYERDRLAIDLINGTDLLRRWVDDPAARPEDLEALAAPEEKAWREEREAVMLYR
- a CDS encoding cytochrome C oxidase subunit IV family protein — its product is MSDVQTRHYLTIWIWLLALATVSVAAAWVLPKVAALSLIFMLAFVKALLVARDYMHLKYEKAITYAIVLVPLAFVILLLFALFPDFAYRPRP
- a CDS encoding cytochrome c oxidase subunit 3; the encoded protein is MVKTDVMTPFVEAATPPGKTGLWWFLASEIPVFGGLIASYVVLRLGSSGWAEAASHLNFSYALINTFLLLTSSMTIVMAHAAARDRSFGRASLFLGATVLLGAGFLGIKALEYSGEIAHGFTPAAGIFWSFYYAMTGLHALHVLVGIVANLTLWIDAVRGRLARHPHRVEVAGLYWHFVDIVWIFLFPLIYLS
- a CDS encoding cbb3-type cytochrome c oxidase subunit I, which translates into the protein MSRDFHSVHSEPSGFLRRYVFSTDHKVIAKQYLALSMFWGLFGGATAYLIRWQLARPEAEVPGWGYVSPDVYNALVTMHGTIMVFFVAMPFLLAVFGNFLIPLMIGARDMAFPRLNMLSVWVFFLASVTLLASIFVPGGPASAGWTGYPPLSAKPEYTGVDWGLNLWILALALEFASFLLGGINFLTTVMNLRAPGMTFFRLPMLVWMQLIAAVVFMISVGPLIAGAVMLLLDRIAGTTFYLPEGGGEPLLWQHLFWFFGHPEVYVILLPAFGIILDVMSVFSRKPVFGYRPIIYASLVAGFLSFVVWAHHQYISGLDPRLAMPFSVTTILISVPFSFVVFSMIATLWGGSIQFTTPMLFAVGSLGVFIFGGLTGIFNGSAPFDIYIHDTYFVVAHFHSTLISAVFFGGLAGLYFWFPKMFGRMMNETLGKIHFWLTFACFILVFGPMHLLGLGGMMRRIANPLQYDFLKPLEPLNLFITIAATVLILSQVIFVVNFVVSLVRGKAAASNPWKANTLEWATASPPPHENFEKIPSVYRGPYEYSVPGASDDWLPQDRPLADAGAAAR